In Corynebacterium aquilae DSM 44791, the genomic stretch ATGAGGAAAACGGGAAGCGAGTACAGAAATACCGCCAAGGCGCTATTGAGCCATCCTCGCGCAGGGATGAGATCTTTGATTTCGGCGCGTACCCCGCTGGTCATTTTCAGGCTGACATTGAACACCATGGGGGTCACAATCGCCGAGATGATCAGGCCAACAAGGATCAGACCACCCAGGGCGAGCAGCATGCTGCCGAACTCCCCGCTACCGGGGTCGGCGTCAGTTCCGCTGTCGAAGATGCTGGCGAAGGCGTAGATCAGGGCGAACACCAGCAAACCTCCCAGCGCGAGGCTGGCGAAGAATCCCGCAATTGCCACCACTACCCAGGGCATGGGGTTGCGCACCAGCTGGGTCATGCCCATGGTGAGGCTTTCTTTGATGCTCATCCGCCCGTCGCCGCGCAGCACGGTCAGCGAGGCCTCCCATTGTCCGGGCAGGGCACCATTGGCTGCCCCCGGAGTGGCGCCGGAGGCTTGCCCATAGGGGGTTTGTGGCTGCTGGGGGTAGCCGTCGTCGCCATCCCCTGGGGTTGAGGGATATTGGGGTGGCTGTGTCATAGCGTCGTCCTCTTTCTCGGTCGATGGAGCTGGTGCAAGCTCACTGTCAGCAACGGATCTCTTCCCAGCCCACCCGCCCCACCCGGGATAGCTGCACCCGGGACAAACGCCCCAGATGCACACCCAGCTGTGGCGCCTGTGGGCGCCGGGCAGATGGCGCTGAATGTGACATTCGTTGCTTCTAGTTGTTCTTAGGCTATCGTGGGTAAGCACTTTTTGCAGGGACTGCCTACAAACTGCGTGCCGCCACCCAGTAATATGGCGCCTTGATATGGCTAGCGAACACACGTCCACCAACACCTCCCGTACCCCTGTACCCCAGCGCACCTCCCGTGGCGCAGGTGGACGATCCGGCGCACGTTCCGGGCAGCGCCCCCGCCAAACATCTGCCCCGTTGAGCCCCGAGGTCGCCAGCAAGAAAAAAGAACTCTACAACCTGCTAGATTCGGTCTCCCTGGCCGGGGCGCACCGCTTCCGCCGCCGCCTCAAAAAAGCTGCCAGCCTGCACGCACTGTCGGCCATTGCGGCCGACATGGACGCCGAAAGCAATATCTTGAATCGGCGCCGGGATGCCCTTCCGGAGATCACCTACCCCCAGCAACTACCGGTGTCGACCTTCCACGATGAGATCGTGGAAGCCATCTCCAACCACCAGGTGGTAATCATCGCCGGCGAAACCGGCTCCGGTAAAACCACCCAGATTCCCAAAATGTGCCTCGAGCTCGGGCGCGGCATCCGCGGCCGCATCGGGCACACCCAGCCCCGCCGACTCGCCGCCCGCACGGTGGCCGAACGCATCGCCGAAGAACTCGGCCAAAACATCGGCGAATCCGTCGGCTACGCCATCCGCTTCGACGACCACGTCAGCGCCACCACCGCCGTCAAACTCATGACCGACGGCATTTTGCTCGCCGAAATGCAGCGCGACCGCTACCTGAATGCCTACGACACCATCATCATCGACGAGGCCCACGAACGCAGCCTCAACATCGACTTCCTCCTGGGCTACCTCAAGCAGCTGCTGCCGAAACGTCCCGATCTCAAAGTCATCATCACCTCCGCAACCATCGACCCGGAACGCTTCGCCGAACACTTCGCAGACGCCACTGGCCAACCCGCGCCCATTATCTCCGTGTCGGGGCGCACCTACCCGGTAGAAATCCGCTACCGGCCCCTCCAACAAGAAACAGACAACGGAATCATCGACATCGACCCGCTTGACGGAGTATGCGACGCCATCGCCGAACTCATGCGGGTCGGCGACGGCGACATTCTCTGCTTCTTCCCCGGCGAACGCGACATCCGCGACGCCATGGAAGCCATCGAAGCGCGCAAATTCCGCGGCGTAGAAATCACCCCCCTATTCGGTCGGCTCTCCAACGCCGAACAACACCGAGTGTTCAGCCCCCACTCCGGCCGCCGCATCGTACTGGCCACCAACATCGCCGAAACCTCCCTCACCGTCCCCGGCATCCGCTACGTCGTCGACACCGGCACCGCCAGAATCTCCCGCTACTCCTCCCGCACCAAAGTCCAACGCCTCCCCGTCGAAGCGATTTCCCAAGCCAGCGCCAACCAACGCTCCGGACGCTGTGGCCGCGTCGCCGAAGGCGTCGCCATCCGCCTCTACTCCGAGCAAGACTTCCTCAGCAGGCCAGAATTCACCGACCCAGAAATCCTGCGCACCAACCTCGCCAGCGTCATCCTGCAAATGGCCGCCCTCAAACTCGGCGACATCGAAGACTTCCCCTTCGTCCAAGCACCCGACCACAAAGCCATCCGCGACGGTCTACTCCTGCTCCACGAACTCGGGGCGCTAGCCGAAGGCGAAGACCACGGCGCACCCCGACTCACCGACATCGGACGCCAACTATCCCGCATCCCCGTCGACCCCCGCCTGGCCCGCATGCTCGTCGAAGCACACCACAGCGGATGCGTCGCCGACGTCCTCGTCATCGTCGCCGCCCTATCCATCCAAGACGTGCGCGAACGGCCCATGGACATGACCGCCCAAGCCGATCAAGCCCACGCCCGCTTCAACGACAAAACCTCCGACTTCGCCAGCTACCTGAAACTGTGGGACTACCTCACCCACACCCAACAAGAACTCAGCGGCAACAAATTCCGCACCCGCATGAAAAAAGAGTTCCTCCACTACCTCCGCATCCGCGAATGGCGCGACCTGGTCCGCCAACTCACCGGCGTCATCGACGACCTCGGCTGGAGCTACGGCGCCTACGAACCAGAACACCACAACATGGACCTGGTCCACCAAGCACTGCTATCCGGCCTACTCAGCCACATCGGCGTTCGGGCAGGTGACAGTCGCGAATACGCCGGCGCCCGCGGCACCCGCTTCGTGATCTTCCCCGGCAGCGGACTAAGCAAAAAACCACCCCAGGTCGTCATGGCCGGACAACTCGTCGAAACCTCCCGCCTGTTCGCCCGCGACGTCGCAGCCATCGCCCCCGAATGGGCCGAACAGCTCGGCAAAGACCTCCTGCGCCACCAATACTCCGAACCCCACTGGTCGACCAAACGCGCAGCCGCCATGGTCTACCAAAAATCCACCCTCTACGGCGTCACCCTCGTCGCCGACCGACTCACCAGCCTGCACACCGTAGACCCCGAGGCCGCCCGCAGCCTGTTCATCCGCCACGCCCTGATCGACGGCGACTGGAACACCCACCACAGCTTCTTCCACGACAACGCCAAAAAGCTCGAGGAAGCAGCAGAACTCGAAAACAAGGCCCGCCGACGCGACATCGTCGTCGACGACGACACCCTCTACGACTTCTACGACAGCAAACTTCCCCCCTCGATCACCACCGGCCAGCGCTTCGACCGCTGGTGGAAGAAGAAGCAACGCACCCAGCCAACACTGCTCGACTTCAACCCGGACAACCTCATCCGCGACGACGCCGAAGGAGTCGAGGAAGACGCATTCCCCGACAAATGGGAAAGCGACGACATCATCTTCGACGTCGACTACAACTTCCTACCCGGATCCCCCGATGACGGCGTGACAATCCGCATCCCCGTACCACTGCTCGGAAGCGTCGACGCCCAAACCTTCGAATGGCTCGTCCCAGGCCTACGCGAAGAACTCATCACCGAACTCATCCGCACCCTCCCCAAGGCGCTGCGGCGCACCGTCGTACCCGCCCCCGCCTACGCTGCCCGCGTCCTGCCCATGCTCGTCGCCTACCACGGCAGCGTCACCAAACAACTCGCAGAAGCCCTCCACCGCATCGGCGGGCGCGGAATCGCCGCCACCGACTTCAACCCCGACCAACTACCCGACCACCTGCGCCCCTCCTACGCAGCCATCGACAAACGCGGCAAAATCATCGACCGCGACCGCAACCTAAAAGCCCTCAAAGAACGCAACGCCAAACACATTTCCTCCTCCGTCAAGAAAGTCGGCGCAGCCGCATATCACGACGAAGCCCCGGAATGGACCGCCCAAACTCTCGGCACCATCCCCGAAGAAATCACCAGCACCGTCGACGGCCAAGCCGTCACCACCTACCCGGCACTCGTCGCCACCCCAGGCGGCGTAGCAGTGGAAGCAAAACCCACCAAAGCAGCGGCCGATGCCAGCCACCTCACCGCCACGATCACGCTGCTTCTGCGTTCCATCACGGTCAACACCCAACGCATGGTCAATGGCCTCCCCTTGACACAACGGGTTGCGGTGGAAAACTACCCCCACGGTGGCGCCCAGGGACTCGTCGACGATGCACGCGTCGCCGCGATTCGCGACAGCCTCATCGCGCATGGCGGACCAGTCCGCTCCCCGGAAGAATTCGCCACCCTACAGCAAGCAGTCAGCAAAGATGTCCCCTCCAGGGTTCGCCAAATGGTCGTCGCACTAGCCCCCGCGCTGGTCACCTACGCGCACGTCGCCGACGAACTTTCAGCCTGGAGCGGGCCCGCCATCGACGACATGACCAAACAACTGTCCGTGCTGCTCCCCCCGCACGCGCTCTCACTTCACGGAGCAGCGCGCCTCCGGCATCTCCCCCGCTATCTCGAAGCGATGAAGATTCGTCTCGAAGACATGGATCGCGATCCCGACCGCGACGAAGATCTGTCCATGACCATCGAAAATGTGCAACAGCTCCTAGAACAAAAACTGGCACAGCTCGGACCGGGCGCTGAAAAAACAGCAGCAGTCAAAGACATCATCTTCATGATCGAAGAATTGCGCGTGAGCCTGTTTGCACAACGACTCGGCACCGCAGGAACCGTCAGCGCCCGCCGCATCGAAAAAGCAATCGCAAAATTGGGATAACAGACAAAAACAAGGTGCCCGCCGACAAATCGGCCGGGCACCTTGATTCTTACTTCAGCGAAGACTTCGCATGCCGTCGCATCATGCGAATTTCCTTTTCGAAGTCTTCTGCACTATCAAAACTGCGGTAGACAGACGCAAATCGCAGATAAGCCACCTCATCAAGCTCCCGCAGCGGATCCAAAATAGCCAAACCGATATCGTTGGCGTTGACCTGCGAGGTGCCCTTCAAACGCACAGTTTCCTCCACCTCTTGAGCAAGCCGTTTCAAAGCGTCATCGCTGACGTTTCGCCCCTGGCACGCCCGCCGCACACCCAAAATAACCTTGTCGCGCGAAAAAGGTTCCGTCACGCCATTTCGTTTCACCACCAACAACATCGCCTTTTCCACCGTGGTGAATCGACCGCCACATTCGGGGCACTCCCGGCGTCGCCGAATAGCAGACCCACTGTCCACCACACGGGAGTCGATCACACTGGAGCTGTGATTGGCACAAAAAGGGCAATACATGAGGATCAATCCTTGTTCAGGTCGAGCAAGCTCTACTGGTGGGCGATGCGCCTCTAAACCTTAGTCGCTTCACTTGTTGTCCCTAAAGGGAGCAGGCACACACAAAAAATGCCCGCAAAAACCAGCTACGCCGTGGCTTTCTGAGACCTTCCACTCGTGCGGTAAAAGTGCACGGAGATAGGCCACACAAAGCCACGACGCGGTGCATCTCTGCGGGATGTATATGACAGCGCCCAGCCAGAACCCTTACTTGGCAATACTGGTCAGGGAAGTCTCATGCCCCATAGGCATCATTTGTGGGGAATCGTCGGGCGCCGGCCCCAGGATGAGGAAAGCAAGCCCCATCACCATTCCGAAGGTTCCGCCGAGCAAGATGCTCGAGAATCGACGAGAATCTGCGCCGTTATCCCGCGCTGGCTCGCGGTAGTGCACAGTCACGGTGCGAACACCAGATGAAACCCTGGCGGAAGGCAACCGACCCGGTTCGAACACAGCAGTGCTAGTGGAGGGCATAGCGTTGTTGATGGTGCGAGCAGTCATGATGGCAGTCCTTTTCTTCCGGCAAACACGCCAGAGGGTATGTCTGTTTCGGGGTGTCGTTTTTAGTGATGTGAAGCTTAAACCCGGGCTCGAAGCCTTGCAGATAAATTTAGCACCTGTGTTCGAGTTCCGCTTACATGTTCGATTTTTACCATAGCTCATCCGTTCGAACAAGTCTGAACAAAAACGACCATTCCACTAGCCACTCCCCCGCACAATCAGCTATGCTTACTGCAATAACGCGAAGCATTCGCGGT encodes the following:
- the hrpA gene encoding ATP-dependent RNA helicase HrpA, which encodes MASEHTSTNTSRTPVPQRTSRGAGGRSGARSGQRPRQTSAPLSPEVASKKKELYNLLDSVSLAGAHRFRRRLKKAASLHALSAIAADMDAESNILNRRRDALPEITYPQQLPVSTFHDEIVEAISNHQVVIIAGETGSGKTTQIPKMCLELGRGIRGRIGHTQPRRLAARTVAERIAEELGQNIGESVGYAIRFDDHVSATTAVKLMTDGILLAEMQRDRYLNAYDTIIIDEAHERSLNIDFLLGYLKQLLPKRPDLKVIITSATIDPERFAEHFADATGQPAPIISVSGRTYPVEIRYRPLQQETDNGIIDIDPLDGVCDAIAELMRVGDGDILCFFPGERDIRDAMEAIEARKFRGVEITPLFGRLSNAEQHRVFSPHSGRRIVLATNIAETSLTVPGIRYVVDTGTARISRYSSRTKVQRLPVEAISQASANQRSGRCGRVAEGVAIRLYSEQDFLSRPEFTDPEILRTNLASVILQMAALKLGDIEDFPFVQAPDHKAIRDGLLLLHELGALAEGEDHGAPRLTDIGRQLSRIPVDPRLARMLVEAHHSGCVADVLVIVAALSIQDVRERPMDMTAQADQAHARFNDKTSDFASYLKLWDYLTHTQQELSGNKFRTRMKKEFLHYLRIREWRDLVRQLTGVIDDLGWSYGAYEPEHHNMDLVHQALLSGLLSHIGVRAGDSREYAGARGTRFVIFPGSGLSKKPPQVVMAGQLVETSRLFARDVAAIAPEWAEQLGKDLLRHQYSEPHWSTKRAAAMVYQKSTLYGVTLVADRLTSLHTVDPEAARSLFIRHALIDGDWNTHHSFFHDNAKKLEEAAELENKARRRDIVVDDDTLYDFYDSKLPPSITTGQRFDRWWKKKQRTQPTLLDFNPDNLIRDDAEGVEEDAFPDKWESDDIIFDVDYNFLPGSPDDGVTIRIPVPLLGSVDAQTFEWLVPGLREELITELIRTLPKALRRTVVPAPAYAARVLPMLVAYHGSVTKQLAEALHRIGGRGIAATDFNPDQLPDHLRPSYAAIDKRGKIIDRDRNLKALKERNAKHISSSVKKVGAAAYHDEAPEWTAQTLGTIPEEITSTVDGQAVTTYPALVATPGGVAVEAKPTKAAADASHLTATITLLLRSITVNTQRMVNGLPLTQRVAVENYPHGGAQGLVDDARVAAIRDSLIAHGGPVRSPEEFATLQQAVSKDVPSRVRQMVVALAPALVTYAHVADELSAWSGPAIDDMTKQLSVLLPPHALSLHGAARLRHLPRYLEAMKIRLEDMDRDPDRDEDLSMTIENVQQLLEQKLAQLGPGAEKTAAVKDIIFMIEELRVSLFAQRLGTAGTVSARRIEKAIAKLG
- the nrdR gene encoding transcriptional regulator NrdR, encoding MYCPFCANHSSSVIDSRVVDSGSAIRRRRECPECGGRFTTVEKAMLLVVKRNGVTEPFSRDKVILGVRRACQGRNVSDDALKRLAQEVEETVRLKGTSQVNANDIGLAILDPLRELDEVAYLRFASVYRSFDSAEDFEKEIRMMRRHAKSSLK